The following coding sequences lie in one Apium graveolens cultivar Ventura chromosome 3, ASM990537v1, whole genome shotgun sequence genomic window:
- the LOC141715100 gene encoding protein FAR1-RELATED SEQUENCE 5-like — protein sequence MNLVQRERHVNTATRSLIKTLYGSGVRNCQVMNVIGNIHGGNDKVGFNVRHVRNVLRDERKKRFEISDAQAGLDLLHRLNEESGSKYFIRTEVDEENRLKCLVWIDPRCIMAYQNFGDVMAFDTTYRTNRYAMPFVPFTGVNHHYQSVIFGFALMRDEHASTFEWILRTWLEGVGNNPPLTIITDQDQAMESAIAVVLPNTTHLLYSWHISQKFPEKLAHYYSAFPEFKTDFNNCIYKSLTECVFEARWASFVEKYHLQDHKWLKGLYELKHKWIPAYTRNKFSAFQNSTSRSEGMNSFFDKYVSSATSLKEFIENA from the coding sequence ATGAATTTGGTACAACGAGAAAGACATGTCAACACCGCGACCCGTAGTTTGATAAAAACGCTTTATGGTTCGGGGGTTCGTAATTGTCAAGTGATGAATGTGATTGGTAACATTCATGGAGGTAATGACAAAGTTGGTTTCAATGTTCGACATGTTAGGAATGTGTTAAGAGACGAGAGGAAGAAAAGGTTTGAGATTAGTGACGCCCAAGCGGGGTTGGACTTGTTGCATAGGTTGAATGAAGAAAGTggttctaaatattttattaggaCCGAAGTTGATGAAGAGAATCGCTTGAAGTGTCTAGTATGGATTGATCCGAGATGTATAATGGCTTACCAAAATTTTGGTGATGTTATGGCTTTTGATACCACTTATCGGACAAATAGGTATGCAATGCCATTTGTCCCATTTACCGGAGTCAATCATCATTATCAATCGGTAATTTTCGGGTTTGCATTGATGCGGGATGAACACGCGTCGACTTTTGAGTGGATTCTTCGTACTTGGCTTGAAGGTGTGGGGAATAATCCTCCATTGACTATAATCACGGATCAAGATCAAGCCATGGAAAGCGCTATTGCGGTTGTACTCCCGAATACTACCCATTTATTGTATTCTTGGCACATTAGTCAAAAATTCCCGGAGAAATTAGCTCATTATTATTCGGCTTTTCCGGAATTCAAGACGGACTTCAACAATTGCATTTATAAATCTCTCACCGAATGTGTTTTTGAAGCTAGATGGGCGTCGTTTGTGGAAAAGTATCACTTGCAAGATCATAAATGGTTAAAGGGGTTATATGAGTTGAAGCACAAGTGGATTCCTGCATATACTAGAAACAAATTTTCGGCGTTTCAAAATAGTACATCGAGGAGTGAGGGGATGAATTCTTTCTTTGATAAGTATGTGAGTTCGGCAACGAGTTTGAAGGAATTCATTGAAAATGCCTAA
- the LOC141715101 gene encoding protein FAR1-RELATED SEQUENCE 5-like: MREKEEDYVTINLKHPMKLHTTLEYHASCIYTKEMFRRFQDELVESSKYFVEKDRRASEEGERMEDVYTYYSCYRPMSEHTRRNVYFVAFEKASSLGMCTCRMLEHSGLPCRHLLAVFTKKRVSEIPPYYINRRWTMHANRVDGVLPYNLDFGQSHEMTSTDRFNSMTMLTMSFCQSSIASKERYDYVVGVMNREIPILEKMSVDGIKSYESNSQAPNASAHEETILDPMMSQTKGRKKDVRFKSSIESIGKKEKPPRRCTYCQMEGHDKRKCASRLEDLKNVQESQYN, from the coding sequence ATGAGGGAGAAGGAAGAAGATTATGTCACCATTAATCTAAAACATCCCATGAAATTGCATACCACATTGGAGTATCATGCTTCTTGTATCTACACTAAGGAAATGTTTAGAAGATTTCAAGATGAATTGGTTGAGTCTTCAAAATACTTTGTTGAAAAAGACCGACGAGCTAGTGAAGAAGGGGAGAGAATGGAGGATGTTTATACGTACTATAGTTGTTATAGGCCCATGTCCGAGCATACGAGAAGAAATGTTTATTTTGTGGCATTCGAGAAAGCAAGCTCTTTGGGAATGTGTACGTGTAGAATGCTTGAACATTCGGGGCTACCTTGTAGACACCTATTGGCAGTCTTCACTAAGAAACGGGTTTCGGAAATTCCCCCGTATTACATAAACCGGAGGTGGACAATGCAtgccaatagagttgatggtgtgtTGCCTTACAATTTGGATTTTGGACAAAGTCATGAGATGACCTCAACCGATCGATTTAATAGCATGACAATGTTAACCATGAGTTTTTGTCAAAGTAGCATTGCATCCAAGGAACGGTATGATTATGTCGTTGGAGTGATGAATCGAGAAATACCAATTCTCGAAAAAATGAGCGTTGATGGAATTAAATCTTACGAAAGCAATTCGCAAGCTCCAAATGCAAGTGCTCATGAAGAAAcaattcttgaccctatgatgTCCCAAACTAAAGGGAGGAAGAAGGACGTTCGTTTCAAAAGTTCAATAGAATCGATTGGTAAAAAGGAGAAGCCGCCAAGAAGGTGCACTTATTGTCAAATGGAAGGCCATGACAAAAGGAAGTGTGCTAGTAGACTAGAAGATCTTAAAAATGTTCAAGAATCGCAATATAATTAG